A single region of the Nocardioides aquaticus genome encodes:
- a CDS encoding DUF4166 domain-containing protein has translation MTSIFEAAMGDDFARLHPMLQRRFGVGLEAGYACTGRGTMHRIRRGPWWTVPFLQLGRMRNILVPDTGTDVPFTIENYPYRDPYGREAVTFVREYRLRGRTRRFDATMVAAGADGRVLDYLGTHQHLAVDLDLRVEADGSLLLTSHAQRFYERAVGFRFPMAFSGRAVLRESYDDAAGVFRIDLVVSNPVFGFLFGYDGEFTCDFVEAHDAPDRLKPARYERRE, from the coding sequence GTGACCAGCATCTTCGAGGCCGCCATGGGGGACGACTTCGCCCGCCTGCACCCCATGCTGCAGCGCCGGTTCGGCGTCGGGCTGGAGGCCGGGTACGCCTGCACCGGCCGCGGCACCATGCACCGGATCCGGCGCGGGCCCTGGTGGACGGTGCCGTTCCTGCAGCTGGGTCGGATGCGGAACATCCTGGTCCCCGACACCGGCACGGACGTGCCGTTCACAATCGAGAACTACCCCTACCGGGACCCGTACGGCCGCGAGGCGGTGACGTTCGTGCGCGAGTACCGGCTGCGCGGGCGGACGCGTCGCTTCGACGCCACCATGGTCGCCGCCGGTGCCGACGGCCGCGTCCTGGACTACCTCGGCACCCACCAGCACCTCGCCGTCGACCTCGACCTGCGCGTCGAGGCCGACGGCAGCCTGCTGCTGACCTCGCACGCGCAGCGGTTCTACGAGCGCGCCGTCGGGTTCCGCTTCCCGATGGCGTTCAGCGGGCGGGCGGTGCTCCGGGAGAGCTACGACGACGCGGCCGGCGTCTTCCGGATCGACCTCGTGGTGTCGAACCCGGTCTTCGGGTTCCTCTTCGGCTACGACGGGGAGTTCACCTGCGACTTCGTCGAGGCCCACGACGCCCCGGACCGCCTGAAGCCGGCGCGCTACGAGCGCCGGGAGTAG
- a CDS encoding SRPBCC family protein: protein MSVPARGGPPIYVSVDIAAPMDEVWRLTQDTSLHSRWDLRFSTIEPVEDLPGGGRRFRYELRLPGHLLAGTGTTIGEKRRPDGTRTSALRFTTPDRLSPLGDGRGYWRYEPLDGGVRFTTGYDYRPGWGGLVDRLVLRRFIGWLTAWSFDRLRIWAEDGAEPEQWPVRSVLWWWRPERPRAGRCRRSASDGRVMESAPATLDTLEAP, encoded by the coding sequence GTGAGCGTGCCGGCACGGGGCGGTCCGCCGATCTACGTCTCGGTCGACATCGCGGCGCCGATGGACGAGGTCTGGCGGCTGACCCAGGACACCAGCCTCCACTCCCGCTGGGACCTGCGCTTCAGCACGATCGAGCCGGTGGAGGACCTGCCCGGCGGGGGCCGACGGTTCCGCTACGAGCTGCGCCTCCCGGGCCACCTGCTCGCAGGCACCGGCACCACCATCGGCGAGAAGCGACGGCCCGACGGCACCCGTACCTCGGCGCTGCGCTTCACCACGCCGGACCGGCTCAGCCCGCTCGGCGACGGCCGGGGGTACTGGCGCTACGAGCCCCTCGACGGCGGCGTGCGGTTCACCACCGGGTACGACTACCGGCCCGGCTGGGGCGGTCTGGTCGACCGGCTGGTGCTGCGCCGGTTCATCGGCTGGCTGACCGCGTGGAGCTTCGACCGGCTCCGGATCTGGGCCGAGGACGGCGCCGAGCCCGAGCAGTGGCCGGTCCGTTCCGTGCTGTGGTGGTGGCGCCCCGAGCGACCGCGGGCCGGCCGCTGCCGCCGTAGCGCGTCCGACGGCCGCGTGATGGAGTCCGCACCGGCCACCCTCGACACCCTGGAGGCACCGTGA
- a CDS encoding DUF2945 domain-containing protein — MAISKGDKVTWNTPQGTTEGTAVEKKTSEFQHDNQKFKASDDEPYWIVESSKSGSKAAHKESTLDEA; from the coding sequence ATGGCTATCAGCAAGGGCGACAAGGTCACCTGGAACACCCCGCAGGGCACGACCGAGGGCACGGCGGTCGAGAAGAAGACCTCCGAGTTCCAGCACGACAACCAGAAGTTCAAGGCCAGCGACGACGAGCCGTACTGGATCGTGGAGTCGTCGAAGTCCGGCTCGAAGGCGGCGCACAAGGAGTCCACGCTCGACGAGGCGTGA